One segment of Sinorhizobium sp. BG8 DNA contains the following:
- a CDS encoding CoA transferase subunit A: protein MAKITSLAEAIGENLKDGDTIAMEGFTHLIPYAAGHEIIRQGRKDLFLVRMTPDLIYDQLIGVGAARGMKFSWGGNPGVGSLHRFRDAVENQWPRPLEIEEHSHAAMANAYEAGAANLPFAMLRGYIGADLPKVNPNIKSVTCPFTGEVLAAVPSIRPDVSVIHALRADRKGNVLLEGIVGVQKEAVLAARRSIVTVEEIVDELNPPSPNSVVLPSWAVTAVCEVPGGAFPSYAQGYYPRSNAFYIAWDAIARDRESFQAWIEENVMKGKPEDFAKYSTKKPARAA, encoded by the coding sequence ATGGCGAAGATCACATCGCTTGCCGAGGCAATCGGCGAAAACCTGAAAGACGGCGACACCATCGCCATGGAGGGCTTCACCCATCTGATCCCCTACGCCGCCGGACACGAAATCATCCGCCAGGGCCGCAAGGATCTCTTTCTCGTCCGCATGACGCCCGACCTGATCTACGACCAGCTGATCGGCGTGGGTGCTGCCCGCGGCATGAAGTTCTCCTGGGGCGGCAACCCCGGCGTCGGTTCGCTGCACCGCTTCCGCGACGCGGTGGAGAACCAGTGGCCGCGGCCGCTCGAGATCGAAGAACACTCCCACGCGGCCATGGCCAATGCCTACGAGGCCGGCGCCGCCAACCTCCCCTTCGCCATGCTGCGCGGCTATATCGGCGCCGACCTGCCGAAGGTGAACCCGAACATCAAGTCGGTGACCTGCCCCTTCACCGGTGAGGTTCTCGCCGCCGTCCCGTCGATCCGCCCGGACGTCAGCGTCATTCATGCGCTGCGCGCCGACCGCAAGGGCAATGTGCTGCTCGAGGGCATCGTGGGCGTGCAGAAGGAAGCGGTTCTCGCGGCCAGGCGTTCGATCGTCACCGTCGAGGAAATCGTGGACGAGTTGAACCCGCCGTCGCCCAACTCGGTCGTGCTGCCCTCCTGGGCGGTGACTGCCGTTTGCGAAGTTCCGGGCGGCGCCTTCCCGTCCTATGCGCAAGGGTACTATCCCCGTTCGAACGCCTTCTACATTGCATGGGATGCGATCGCCCGCGACCGCGAGAGCTTCCAGGCCTGGATCGAGGAGAACGTGATGAAAGGCAAGCCGGAAGACTTCGCCAAGTACTCCACCAAGAAGCCAGCCAGAGCTGCATAA
- a CDS encoding IclR family transcriptional regulator encodes MRETDYVGGFAKGLKVIEAFGETHPRLTITDVAKQTGLDRATARRCLLTLSELGYAEYDGKFFELTPRILRLGHSYLSATPLPRLVQPYLDGLSEKVGQSASASVLDGAEVVYVARASQKRVMSINLMAGSRLPAYCASMGRVLLAALPEAEARGLIEKSELKANTERTLTDPDALMAELARVRRQGYAVIDQELEIGLCSIAVPLENARGRVVAALNIGAPAALVPAAEMPERYLSAMAEVQAALRPLLA; translated from the coding sequence ATGCGGGAAACGGATTATGTGGGCGGGTTCGCCAAGGGTCTGAAGGTAATCGAGGCCTTCGGGGAAACGCACCCGAGATTGACCATCACCGACGTTGCCAAGCAGACGGGCCTGGACCGCGCGACGGCGCGCCGCTGCCTGCTGACGCTGTCGGAGCTCGGCTATGCGGAGTATGACGGAAAGTTCTTCGAGCTGACGCCGCGGATTCTGCGGCTCGGTCACAGCTATCTCTCGGCGACGCCGCTGCCTCGCCTCGTACAGCCCTATCTCGATGGGCTCTCCGAGAAGGTAGGGCAGAGCGCATCCGCTTCCGTACTTGACGGTGCTGAGGTCGTCTATGTGGCGCGCGCCTCCCAGAAACGGGTCATGTCGATTAATCTGATGGCGGGGTCTCGGCTTCCTGCTTACTGCGCGTCGATGGGGCGTGTGCTTTTGGCAGCGTTGCCGGAAGCGGAGGCCCGCGGTCTGATCGAGAAGTCGGAACTCAAGGCGAATACGGAGCGAACGCTGACCGATCCGGATGCGCTGATGGCTGAACTCGCCCGCGTCCGCCGTCAGGGCTACGCGGTTATCGATCAGGAACTGGAGATTGGCCTCTGCTCCATTGCCGTTCCGCTCGAAAATGCCCGCGGACGCGTCGTCGCGGCACTCAACATCGGCGCACCGGCTGCACTCGTTCCGGCTGCCGAGATGCCTGAACGCTATCTCTCGGCGATGGCCGAGGTTCAAGCGGCGCTGCGTCCGCTGCTTGCATGA
- a CDS encoding sulfite oxidase-like oxidoreductase: MSDGDQTSETKLTLSKRRWAEQGKFLTGRVSRPEEERLPPGQHLVKNWPVLDLGQQPVVRKESWRLDVAGEVENPVSFSWRAFEALPSTSKLSDIHCVTTWSRYDNRWDGVSIHDLLDLVMPKPHASHVMLTCYDGYTTNLPLADFAVEDAILATHWEGEALTAEHGGPVRVVVPHLYFWKSAKWINRIEFMTGDRAGFWERNGYHMRGDPWAEERYSDD; encoded by the coding sequence ATGAGCGACGGCGACCAGACCTCGGAAACGAAGTTGACCCTGTCGAAGCGGCGCTGGGCCGAGCAGGGAAAATTTCTGACCGGACGGGTCTCCCGTCCCGAAGAGGAGCGCCTCCCTCCAGGCCAGCACCTCGTCAAGAATTGGCCGGTGCTCGACCTCGGCCAGCAGCCGGTCGTCCGTAAGGAGAGCTGGCGGCTGGACGTCGCGGGCGAGGTGGAGAACCCCGTATCGTTCTCCTGGCGGGCCTTCGAGGCGCTGCCTTCGACCTCGAAGCTGTCCGACATCCACTGTGTGACGACATGGTCCCGCTATGATAACCGATGGGACGGCGTCTCCATTCACGATCTCCTGGATCTCGTCATGCCCAAGCCGCATGCGTCGCATGTGATGCTCACGTGCTATGACGGCTATACGACAAATCTCCCGCTCGCCGACTTTGCCGTCGAGGACGCCATCCTTGCCACCCATTGGGAAGGCGAGGCTCTGACGGCAGAACATGGTGGTCCGGTCCGCGTTGTCGTCCCGCATCTTTATTTCTGGAAGAGTGCCAAGTGGATCAACCGGATTGAGTTCATGACCGGCGATCGGGCGGGTTTCTGGGAGCGTAACGGTTATCACATGCGCGGCGATCCATGGGCCGAGGAGCGCTACTCGGACGACTGA
- a CDS encoding helix-turn-helix domain-containing protein: protein MKKLVPTYDLYGERFDNGPDFWLHCETIPSRSSLHHWEIGLHRHESFFQILYISRGSGDAVFEGRSLSIVPPAVVTVPPRVGHGFRFSRDIDGFIFTLLTSHLRVAPGERSRFGAFLAEPRVTALPLGDGDALYIGETLTRLATEWGLRNRGRTDLMEAYVTAALALTARLIGGREAGGPVDSDGNERRVERLASLVHQHFRSHKPAAFYARELGITPTHLNRVVRSVTGQSVRDFIARKLTDEIKRELVFSQESAQEIAFRLGFTDPAYFSRFFLRQTGKTPRGWREAERAKRDPAARTTDEAPQSSE from the coding sequence ATGAAAAAGTTAGTCCCCACTTACGATCTCTACGGCGAAAGGTTCGACAATGGTCCGGATTTCTGGCTGCATTGCGAGACGATCCCGTCGCGTAGCAGCCTGCACCACTGGGAGATCGGGCTCCATCGCCACGAAAGCTTCTTCCAGATCCTGTACATTTCGCGCGGTTCCGGCGATGCGGTCTTCGAAGGCCGCTCACTGTCCATCGTTCCGCCCGCCGTTGTCACCGTCCCGCCACGGGTCGGCCACGGATTCCGTTTCTCCAGGGATATCGACGGGTTCATCTTCACGCTGCTTACATCGCACCTGCGCGTGGCTCCGGGCGAGCGAAGCCGCTTCGGAGCTTTCCTCGCTGAGCCGCGGGTGACGGCTTTGCCGCTTGGCGACGGGGACGCCCTCTATATCGGCGAAACGCTAACCCGGCTCGCCACCGAATGGGGTCTTCGGAACCGCGGGCGCACCGACCTGATGGAAGCCTACGTAACCGCGGCGCTGGCGCTCACCGCTCGGTTGATCGGCGGACGCGAAGCGGGAGGGCCGGTCGATTCGGACGGCAATGAGCGGCGGGTCGAGAGGCTGGCCTCGCTCGTGCACCAGCATTTCCGGTCCCACAAACCGGCAGCCTTCTATGCCCGCGAACTCGGCATCACCCCGACCCACCTCAATCGCGTCGTACGCTCCGTCACGGGCCAGAGCGTGCGCGACTTTATTGCGCGGAAACTCACGGACGAGATCAAGCGGGAACTCGTCTTCTCGCAGGAAAGCGCCCAGGAAATCGCATTCCGGCTCGGCTTTACCGATCCCGCCTACTTCTCCCGGTTCTTCCTGCGCCAGACGGGCAAGACGCCAAGAGGCTGGCGGGAGGCGGAGCGCGCCAAGCGCGATCCGGCGGCGCGGACCACAGACGAAGCGCCTCAGTCGTCCGAGTAG
- the pobA gene encoding 4-hydroxybenzoate 3-monooxygenase produces the protein MRTKVAIIGSGPSGLLLGQLLSNAGIDNIILDRSSKEHILGRVRAGVLEEGTVALLDKAGVGARMHAEGLPHDGFSLAFDGRDHRIDLFGLTGGKRVMVYGQTELTRDLMMRRDAEGTPAVYEAENVTPHAFDGAKPFITYDKDGTSHTIDCDFIAGCDGFHGPSRKAVPAGAIRTFEKVYPFGWLGLLADVPPVNHELIYANHPRGFALCSMRSETRSRYYVQCPLDEKVEAWSDDRFWDELRRRIPAHHAEALVTGPSFEKSIAPLRSFVAEPMRFGRLFLVGDAAHIVPPTGAKGLNLAASDVHYLFSGLLEHYEEKSAAALDAYSARALARVWKAVRFSWSMTTMLHRFPETGDFDQKIQEAELDYLTHSRAASTALAENYVGLPY, from the coding sequence ATGCGCACCAAGGTCGCCATCATCGGCTCGGGCCCGTCTGGCCTGCTGCTCGGCCAGTTGCTCAGCAATGCCGGCATCGACAACATCATTCTCGATCGCTCCAGCAAGGAGCACATTCTCGGGCGCGTGCGCGCCGGCGTTCTGGAGGAGGGCACTGTCGCACTTCTCGACAAGGCCGGTGTCGGTGCAAGGATGCACGCCGAAGGCCTGCCGCATGACGGCTTCTCGCTCGCCTTCGACGGGCGCGACCATCGCATCGATCTCTTCGGGCTCACGGGCGGCAAGCGCGTCATGGTCTACGGCCAGACCGAGTTGACACGCGACCTGATGATGCGTCGCGATGCAGAAGGAACGCCGGCCGTCTACGAGGCGGAGAACGTGACGCCGCATGCCTTCGATGGTGCCAAGCCCTTCATCACCTACGACAAGGACGGCACGAGCCACACGATCGACTGCGACTTCATCGCCGGGTGCGATGGTTTTCATGGGCCCAGCCGCAAGGCCGTGCCCGCCGGAGCGATCCGCACGTTCGAGAAGGTCTATCCTTTCGGCTGGCTAGGTCTGCTTGCCGACGTGCCGCCGGTCAACCACGAGCTGATCTATGCCAATCATCCGCGTGGCTTTGCCCTGTGTTCGATGCGCTCGGAAACCCGAAGCCGCTACTACGTGCAGTGTCCGCTGGACGAGAAAGTGGAAGCCTGGTCGGACGACCGGTTCTGGGACGAGTTGCGCCGGCGTATCCCGGCCCATCACGCCGAGGCGCTTGTGACAGGCCCCTCCTTCGAAAAGTCCATCGCGCCGCTTCGTTCGTTTGTCGCCGAGCCGATGCGGTTTGGCCGCCTCTTCCTGGTCGGTGACGCTGCCCATATCGTGCCGCCGACTGGCGCGAAGGGTCTCAATCTTGCGGCAAGCGACGTGCACTACTTGTTTTCGGGCCTATTGGAGCACTACGAGGAGAAATCGGCCGCCGCTCTCGACGCCTATTCGGCGCGTGCACTCGCACGGGTCTGGAAAGCGGTCCGCTTCTCGTGGTCGATGACGACCATGCTGCATCGCTTCCCGGAAACCGGCGATTTCGACCAGAAGATCCAGGAAGCGGAACTCGATTACCTCACGCATTCGCGGGCGGCTTCGACTGCGCTTGCGGAGAACTATGTGGGTTTGCCCTATTAG
- the pcaQ gene encoding pca operon transcription factor PcaQ, whose amino-acid sequence MDSRIKFRHLQTFVEVARQKSVMKAAGLLHVSQPAVTKTIRELEEVLGVAVFERDGRGIKITRYGEVFLKHAGAALSALRQGFDSISQERQGDGIPVRVGALPTVSTRIMPRAISLFLKEETGARIKIVTGENAVLLEQLRVGDLDLVVGRLAAPDKMTGFSFEHLYSEQVVFCVRAGHPLLSTPRSVFSGLGAYPVLMPTRASIIRPFVERFLIANGIAGLPNHIETVSDSFGRAFVRSSDAVWIISAGVVADDIEDGTLVALPIDTSETRGPVGLTVRTDASPSMPQSMLMQTIREAAREVSARV is encoded by the coding sequence ATGGACAGCCGCATCAAGTTCCGTCATCTGCAGACATTCGTGGAAGTCGCGCGACAGAAGAGCGTGATGAAGGCTGCAGGGCTCCTGCATGTGAGCCAGCCGGCGGTGACCAAGACCATCCGTGAACTCGAAGAGGTACTGGGCGTCGCCGTTTTCGAGCGCGACGGACGCGGCATCAAGATCACGCGATATGGCGAAGTGTTCCTCAAGCATGCCGGGGCGGCCCTATCCGCGCTTCGCCAGGGCTTTGATTCCATTTCGCAGGAGCGGCAGGGAGACGGGATACCCGTGCGTGTCGGGGCACTGCCGACGGTTTCGACCCGCATCATGCCGCGTGCGATCTCGCTCTTCCTCAAGGAGGAAACCGGCGCGCGTATCAAGATCGTCACGGGGGAGAACGCCGTCCTTCTGGAGCAGCTGCGCGTCGGCGATCTCGATCTTGTCGTGGGACGTCTTGCAGCGCCCGACAAGATGACCGGCTTCTCCTTCGAGCACCTCTACTCCGAGCAGGTCGTCTTCTGCGTGCGCGCCGGGCATCCCCTTCTCTCGACGCCCCGGTCGGTTTTCTCCGGGCTGGGAGCCTATCCGGTCCTGATGCCGACGCGAGCCTCCATCATCCGCCCCTTCGTCGAGCGTTTCCTGATTGCCAACGGCATTGCCGGTTTGCCGAACCACATCGAAACGGTGTCCGATTCGTTCGGCCGCGCCTTCGTGCGCTCCAGCGATGCCGTCTGGATCATCTCGGCGGGCGTCGTTGCCGACGACATCGAAGATGGAACGCTCGTCGCGTTGCCCATCGATACCAGCGAGACCCGCGGACCGGTCGGTCTGACGGTACGCACCGATGCCTCGCCCTCAATGCCGCAATCGATGCTGATGCAGACGATCAGGGAAGCTGCGCGAGAGGTTTCTGCCCGGGTCTGA
- the pcaD gene encoding 3-oxoadipate enol-lactonase — protein MQFARINDITLHYQVIGGPADKPVIVFVNSLGTDFRIWRDVIVRLAGDYAILAYDKRGHGLSDIGRVPYAIEDHVNDLAALLDLHAIKGAIICGLSVGGLIAQGLSAARPDLVRALVLCDTAHKIGTAETWNARIAAVESGGLEPIADAIMERWFTPSFRRPENTAYAGYWNMLVRQPPVGYAATCAAIRDADFTAVARSIAVPTLCVVGDQDGSTPPDLVLSTAKLIPGARYEVIADAGHIPCVEQPEALTAVLRAFLDPLLHGDTPNG, from the coding sequence GTGCAATTCGCTCGTATCAACGACATCACCCTGCATTATCAGGTCATTGGCGGTCCGGCGGACAAGCCGGTCATCGTCTTCGTAAACTCGCTGGGCACCGACTTCCGCATCTGGCGGGATGTCATTGTTCGCCTTGCGGGAGACTATGCGATCCTCGCCTATGACAAGCGCGGCCATGGCCTATCGGATATCGGGCGTGTGCCCTACGCGATCGAGGACCACGTCAACGACCTCGCGGCGCTTCTCGACCTGCATGCGATCAAGGGCGCTATCATCTGCGGCCTTTCCGTCGGCGGCCTGATCGCCCAGGGGCTTTCCGCCGCCCGGCCGGACCTCGTGAGGGCGCTCGTGCTTTGCGACACGGCCCACAAGATCGGTACTGCGGAAACCTGGAACGCCCGCATCGCCGCTGTGGAAAGCGGGGGGCTAGAGCCGATCGCCGACGCCATCATGGAGCGGTGGTTTACCCCGTCCTTCCGCCGTCCGGAAAACACCGCCTATGCCGGCTACTGGAACATGCTGGTGCGCCAGCCCCCGGTCGGATATGCGGCGACCTGCGCGGCGATACGCGATGCCGATTTCACCGCCGTTGCGCGCTCCATCGCCGTGCCAACCCTTTGCGTCGTGGGGGATCAGGACGGATCCACCCCGCCCGATCTCGTGCTTTCGACAGCGAAGCTGATCCCCGGCGCCCGCTACGAAGTCATTGCCGACGCGGGACACATCCCCTGCGTCGAGCAGCCGGAAGCGCTGACAGCGGTGCTGCGCGCCTTCCTCGATCCGCTCTTGCATGGAGACACGCCAAATGGCTGA
- the pcaC gene encoding 4-carboxymuconolactone decarboxylase: MADAHTFSDRYRQGMLTRRSVLGDSHVDRAQSSATPFDEPFQELITEAAWGNVWSRPTWTKRERSMVTIALLAALGHDEEVAMHVRATANTGASRADIGEALLHVAIYAGVPAANRAIKIAKHVFEEMDAGKAA; this comes from the coding sequence ATGGCTGATGCGCATACTTTTTCCGACCGCTATCGACAGGGCATGCTGACGCGCCGCTCGGTCCTCGGAGACAGCCACGTGGATCGTGCCCAGTCGTCTGCCACGCCTTTCGACGAGCCCTTCCAGGAGCTCATCACGGAGGCCGCGTGGGGAAATGTCTGGTCCCGGCCAACCTGGACGAAGCGGGAGCGGTCGATGGTGACCATTGCGCTGCTCGCGGCGCTGGGCCACGACGAGGAAGTGGCAATGCATGTGCGGGCCACCGCCAACACCGGCGCGAGCCGCGCCGATATCGGCGAGGCGTTGCTGCACGTCGCTATTTACGCGGGCGTTCCGGCGGCTAATCGGGCGATCAAGATCGCCAAGCACGTTTTTGAGGAAATGGACGCCGGAAAGGCTGCCTGA